The genomic stretch GATTGACACTGCTCGTTTTGAGTGCCTAGATGGCCAGGCAGGGAGGAACCATGCACGAAAAAGAGCGCCACAGGATCATTCTGTCCGCCGTCCAGGAAAAACCTGTGGTGACGGTGCAGGAGATGGTCGACCTGACGGAGTCCTCCGAGGCGACGATCCGGCGCGACATCGCGGCTCTCCACGTGCAAAAGCGCCTGCGCCGGGTGCGCGGCGGCGCCGAGGCGATCTCGCCGCCGCAATTCATCGGCCTGGCCGGCCGGCCCTTTTCTGTCAACGAAACGATCAATGCTTCGCAAAAGCGGGCAATCGCACGCGAAGCGGTCGAATTGTGCGGGGATGGCGAGCCGATCATCATCAATGGCGGCACCACAACCTTCCAGATGGTGCATTTCCTGACCGGCCGCCGCATGCCGATCTTCACCAATTCGTTCCCGATCGCCGAGCATCTGCTCAAGCACTCGAAGAACACGGTGATGCTGTCGGGCGGCACTATCTATCGTGAGCAGAACATCATCCTGTCGCCCTTCGACAATGACGTGACGCGCAACTTTTATGCGCGCCGCATGTTCATGGGCGCTCAAGGGTTGGGGCCCCTCGGCCTGATGGAAGGCGATCCGCTTTTGATCCAGGCTGAACAGAAATTGATCGACCAGGCTGACGAGTTGGTGGTGCTGGTCGATTCCTCGAAGTTCCGCAAACGCTCCAGCCTGATCCTGTGCGGACTGTCGCGCATCGCCACCGTCATCACCGATGACGGTATCGAGGATCGGGAAGCCAAGATGTTGGAGACCGCAGGCGTGACGCTGATCGTCGCCCGCAAGTCGGCAAAGGAAGAATCTTCACTGCAGGCCTGAGACACCCTCACGCCCGCAGCGACGATGGAATGCAACGCTCAAGGGAGGATATTCGATGAGCTTTCTGAAGAAATTGATGGTTACGGCCGCGTTCTCGGCCGCCATGTTCGTGAATTCAGCCTACGCCGCCGAGCACGTCAAGATCGCGCTGGTGGTGAAGTCGCTCGGCAACGGCTTCTTCGATGCCGCCAACAAGGGCGCCGAAGAGGCGGCCAAGGAACTCGGCGATGTCGACATCATCTACACTGGCCCGACCAAGGCGACCGCCGAAGCGCAGATCGAAGTGGTCAACTCGCTGATCGCCCAGAAGGTCAACGCCATCGCGATTTCGGCCAATGACGCCGATGCGCTGGTGCCGGTGCTGAAGAAGGCCATGGAGCGCGGCATCACCGTCATCTCGTGGGATTCGGGCGTCGCCAAGGAAGGCCGCCAGCTTCACCTCAACCCGTCCGACACCGGCCTGATCGGCGAGACCATCATCAAGCTTGCCGCCGACTATTTGCCGGAAGGCGGCGACGTCGCCATCCTGTCGGCTTCCTCGACCGCGACCAACCAGAACGCCTGGATCGACGCGGCCAAGAAAATCCTGCCGGAGAAGTTCCCGAAGATCAAACTCGTCGCCACCGTCTATGGCGATGACGACTCGGCCAAGAGCACCGACGAAGCCAAGGGCCTGCTGAAGTCCTATCCGAACCTCAAGGCGATCATCGCGCCGACCACCGTCGGCGTCGTTGCCGCCGCCCAGGTCGTCACCGACGAGAACCTGATCGGCAAGGTCAATGTCACCGGCCTCGCACTGCCGTCCGAGTTCAAGAAGTTCATCGACAACGGTGCCAGCCAGGCGGTTGCCCTGTGGAACCCGATCGACCTCGGCTACTCCGCCGTCTACCTCGCCCATGATCTGGCGGTGAAGAAGGAAAAGGCCAAGCCCGGTGCGACTTTGTCGATCGGCCGCGTCGGCAAGGTGACGCTCGACGACTCGAACTCGGCTGCGATGGCTCCGCCCTTCCAGTTCGACAAGTCCAACATCGAGAAGTTCTCCAAGATCTATTGATCTGGAACTCTTCAACCTGATGCGGGGGGGGCGCACGCCCCCCCGCGACTTTAAACGGACCTTGTTTCAGGGCTTGATACTGATATGGACACGACAGCCCACAACGGCACGGTGAAGGAGGGGCTTCCGACCCCCGCCCCACGCCTGACGCTGTCCGGCATCTCCAAAAGCTTTCCCGGCGTGCGGGCGCTGCACGATGTCAGCTTGTCGCTCTATCCCGGCCAGGTGACCGCGCTGATCGGCGAAAACGGCGCCGGCAAGTCGACGCTGGTCAAGATCATGACCGGCATCTACCAGCCCGACGCGGGCACAATCAGCATCGACGGCCAGGCCGTCACTCTGCCCGGCGCGCATGCCGCCTTCGGCCATGGCGTCACCGCAATCCATCAGGAAACCGTGCTGTTCGACGATCTGAGCGTCGCCGAAAACATCTTTCTCGGCCATGCGCCACGCACGCGCCTCGGCACCATTGACTGGCGCACGATGCGTAAGAATGCACGCGAAGTGCTCGACACCATGCATGCCGGCCATATCGACGCCGATGCGCGGCTCAGGGATCTCGGCATCGCCAACAAGCATCTCGTTGCCGTTGCTCGCGCCATGTCGATCGACGCACAGATCGTCATCATGGACGAGCCGACCGCCGCTCTTTCGATGAAGGAGATCGAGGAGTTGTTCCTGCTCATCGAATTCCTCAAGGGCGAAGGCAAGGCGATCCTGTTCATCAGCCACAAGTTCGACGAGATCTACCGCATCGCCAACCGTTACACCGTGTTCCGCGACGGCGAGATGGTCGGCGAAGGGCTGATCAAGGATGCTGGCCAGAGCCAGATCGTGCGCATGATGGTCGGCCGCTCCGTCGATCACATCTTTCCGCAGCGCAAGGCCGAGATCGGCGCGCCGGTGCTGTCTGTCGCCGGCCTGTCGCACCCGACCGAGTTCAATGACATCGGCTTCGAGCTGCACAAGGGCGAGATCCTCGGCTTCTACGGCCTTGTCGGCGCAGGCCGCAGCGAAGTGATGCAGGCGATATCGGGCATTACCCGAACCTCAGGCGGTACGATCACGCTGGAAGGCAAGGTGATCGCGCCGAAATCGGCGGCGGATTCAATCGAGGCCGGCATCGTCTATGTGCCCGAGGAACGCGGCAAGCAAGGCGTGGTGATCGGCCTGCCGATCTTCCAGAACGTGTCGCTGCCTTCACTCAAACGCACGTCCAAGTCGGGCCTGCTGCGGCTGTCGGAAGAGTTTTCGCTTGCCCGCTCCTACACCGAGCGGCTCGACCTCCGAGCCTCGTCGCTCAGCCAGGATGTCGGCACGCTGTCGGGAGGCAACCAGCAGAAGATCGTCATCGCCAAATGGCTGGCGACCGCGCCCAAGGTGATCATCCTGGACGAGCCGACCAAGGGCATCGACATCGGCTCCAAGGCCGCCGTGCACGGCTTCATGGCCGAGCTCGTCGCACAGGGCCTGTCAGTGATCATGGTGTCGTCGGAACTGCCCGAAATCCTCGGCATGTCCGACCGCGTCGTCGTCATGCGCGAGGGCCTTGTGGCGGCGGTCTATGACAATAAGGGACTGGATGCCGAGACACTGGTCCGGGCGGCAGCGGGGATCGCGGCATGAAGGCTTTCCTCAAATACCGCGAGATCTGGCTGGCTGCGGCCATCATCGTTTTGATCGGGCTGATCTCGACCCGCTTCCCGGCCTTTGCCGACCCCGGCAATCTGCGCCAGGTGTTCAACGACACCTCAATCCTGATGATCCTGGCGCTCGGCCAGATGGTTGTCATCCTGACCCGCTCGATCGACCTGTCGATGGCCTCCAACCTGTGCTTCACCGGCATGGTGGTGGCGATGCTGAATGCAGCACACCCGGCGATCCCGATCCCGCTGCTGATCATCATCGCGCTCGCCGTCGGGCTGGTTCTCGGCGCCATCAACGGCCTTCTGGTGTGGCGGCTGAACATTCCATCCATCGTCGTCACTTTGGGCACGCTGACCATCTATCGCGGCGCCACCTTCGTCCTGTCCGGCGGCGCATGGGTCAATGCCGACAAGATGAGCCCTGAATTCATCGGCTTCCAGCGCGCGGCCTTCCTTGGCATTCCGGTGCTGTCCTGGATCGCCATCCTGGTCATCGCTCTGTTCTTCGTGCTGATGACGCGCACCGCGCTTGGCCGCTCGATCTACGCCATCGGCGTCAATCCGACTGCGTCGGTCTATACCGGCATCGATGTCGGCCGGACGAAGTTCATCGTCTTCTGCATCTCCGGCATGATCGGCGGCCTTGCCGGTTACCTCTGGATCTCGCGCTACGTGATCGCCTCGGTCGAAGTCGCCAACGGCTATGAGCTCAACATCATCGCCGCTTGCGTCATCGGCGGCATCTCTATCGCCGGCGGCATCGGCTCGGTCGGCGGCGCGGTGCTCGGCGCGCTGTTCCTCGGCATCATCTCCAACGCACTGCCGGTCATCAACATCTCGCCCTTCTGGCAGATGGCGATCTCGGGCAGCGCCATCATCCTGGCCGTGGTGCTCAATGCACGTGGCGAACGCCAGCAGGGACGCATCATCCTGCGAAAAGTGGAGGCGGTGACATGACCGACGTCCCTGCCCCGCGCCATATTCCCGACCGGCTCGACAAGCCGCTCTCCTCGGCGATCTTTTCCTGGGAAGCGCTGCTGGTCGTGGTGGCCGTCGCCATTTTCGCCATCAACAGTTTTGCCTCGCCCTATTTTCTCGACCCCTATTCGCTGTCGGACCTGACCTTCAACTTCACCGAGAAGGGCCTGATCGCCTTCGCCATGGCGCTGCTGATCATTTCGGGCGAGATCGACCTCTCGGTCGCCGCCATCATCGCGCTGGCCTCGACGATGATGGGCATGGCGGTGCAGGCCGGCGCCGGCACGCCGGTGCTGGTTCTGATCGGCATCGTCGTCGGACTCGGCTGCGGCGCCTTCAATGGGCTGCTAGTGACAAGGCTGGGCCTGCCCTCCATCGTCGTCACCATCGGCACGATGAGCCTGTTTCGCGGCATCGCCTTCATCATTCTCGGCGACCAGGCCTATAAGGGCTATCCGGAAAGCTTCGCCTTCTTCGGCCAGGGTTACGTCTGGTGGGTGGTGTCGTTCGAACTGGTGCTCTTCCTGATCGCAGCTGTTGTCTACTGGTTCCTGCTGCACCGGACGAGTTTTGGCCGTCGCGTCTTTGCGATCGGCAACAACCCGATAGCTGCGCAGTTTTCGGGAGTGCGCGTCGGCCGTATCAAATTCATCTTGTTCTGCCTGACCGGGCTGATGTCGGGCATCGCCTCGGTGCTGATCACCTCGCGGCTCGGCTCGACAAGGCCATCGATCGCGCAGGGCTACGAGCTCGAAGTCATCACCATGGTGGTGCTCGGCGGCGTCAGCATTCTGGGCGGCGCCGGCAGCATTGTCGGCGTCGTGCTCGCCGCCTTCATCATGGGACTGGTGACCTTCGGGCTCGGCCTGCTCAACGTGCCCGGCATCGTCATGTCGATCTTCATCGGCCTGCTGCTGATCATCGTCATCGCCCTGCCGATCGTTTGGCGGCGGCTGCGCGGGGGACGCTGATGCCGGAGAAATACGCGTTCAAGATGAAGCTCAAGCCCGGCATGAGGGCTGAGTACAAGAAGCGCCACGACGAGATCTGGCCGTCGCTGGTGGCGCTGCTGAAACAGGCCGGGGTTTCGGATTATTCGATCCATCTCGATGAGGAGACCAACATCCTGTTTGGCGTGCTGTGGCGGCGCGACGACCATGGCATGGCCGACCTGCCGAAGCATCCGGTGATGCAGCGCTGGTGGGCAGACATGGCCGACATCATGGAAACGAAACCGGACAACGAGCCGCTGGCCGTGCCCCTGGAAACCGTGTTCCATATGGCATGAGTGCTCTGCGCCATATCGCCGTCATCGACATCGGCAAGACAAACGCCAAGGTGGCGCTGGTCGATCTCGTTACGCTGAGCGAGGTGGCGTTGCGCCGCATGGCGAATGCACCGCTGCGCCAGGCGCCCTACCCGCATCACGATGTCGAGGCCCTGTGGACGTTCATCCTCAACAGCCTGGCCAGTCTCAACCGCGAACAGCATATCGACGCCATTTCGATCACCACGCACGGCGCGACGGGCGCGCTGGTCGACGCCGCGGGCGAGCTGGTGCTGCCTGTCCTCGACTATGAGTTCGACGGCCCCGACAGGCTGGCTGCCGACTATGACGCGATCCGCCCGCCGTTCACCGAAACCGGCACGCCGCGGCTGCCGCTCGGCCTCAATCTTGGCGCGCAGTTCTTTTGGCAGCAGAAGCGCTTTCCGGCCGAGTTCGCCAGGGCTGCAGCGATGCTGATGTACCCGCAATACTGGGCGCTGCGGCTCACAAGAGTGGCCGCCAACGAGATGACCTCGCTCGGCTGTCACACCGATCTATGGAATCCGTGGGGTGCTGACTTTTCGACGATGGTCGACCGTCTGGATTGGCGCGGCCTGATGGCACCGGTGCGGCCGGCCAGGGATCGCCTTGGCCCGATCCTGCCGGCGCTGGCGGCACGAACCGGCCTTGATCCGCAAACGCCGGTGTTCTGCGGTCTCCACGATTCCAACGCCTCGCTGCTGCCGCATCTTCTGTCGGACGCGCCGCCCTTCTCGGTCGTTTCGACCGGCACCTGGGTGGTGTCTATGGCCGTCGGCGGCAGAGAGATTGCACTCGACGCGGCACGCGATACGCTGGTCAATGTCAGTGCGCTGGGTGAACCCGTGCCGTCGGCCCGTTTCATGGGTGGTCGCGAGTTTTCGCTGCTCACTGCCGACAAGCCGCAGGATTGCAGCGGCAGCGATGTGCTGGCGGTCCTGGCGGACAAGACTTTGCTGCTGCCGTCGACCCAGGAAGGATCAGGGCCGTTCCCGCATCATGCCGCGACGTGGATCAATGCCGACGGCATCGACAACGGCCGGCGTTTTGCCGCCATCTCGTTCTATCTGGCACTGATGACGGCGACCTGCCTGGACCTGATCGGCGCCGACGGCCCGACCACGGTCGAAGGACCCTTTGCCCGCAACCGGCTCTTTGTCCGCATGCTGGCGGCAGCAACCGCACGCAGCGTCGTCGCGTCGGAGGCCGCCACCGGCACCAGCATTGGCGCAGCATTGCTGGCATCGGGTCAGGCAACGACGCACGGCAAGGGCGAGGGAATGGAGCCGCCGACCGACGCGGTCTGGGCCGAATATGTCAGCGCGTGGCGCGCGGCGGTCAAAGCGCAGGGCTGATCACAGGATCCGCTTGCCGAAGGCAGACATGACGAAGTTCACCGTGTCGGTGCCGATCCGCGGCTCCAGATCCGCGGTCAGGCCTGAAACATCCATGGACAGCAGGCCACCGGAGAGCGCGATCGCCTCCATCGCCTGATGCGTCTCGCGCACCGTCAGCCCACCGGAGCCGGCCGCCCAGCCGGCGAATTCGGTGGCCGTCGGCGAATAGCTGACATGAAAGCCCTGCGTGCCCGATGTGACGATGCGGATCGCCTCATGCATCAGGTCGCGCATGCCCATGGCGTCGATGTCGGTCATGGTGAAGGCCGATACCCGCGAATCCTTCAGCACCCGCGCCTCGGCCGGATCGGCATGGCGCAGGCCGACGATCACGACATTTTCCGGCGACAGCTGCGGCTGCAGCGCGCCGGCCTTATGGTCGAGACCAAGGGTACGCGCCAACACCGACGCTTCCGGCAGGTCGATGCGGTCCTCGTCCTCGGGCATCAGGGCAGCGATGGAATCGATCCAGATAAGGCCGAAAGAATGGGTCGCGCGCGCCGTCGCTGTCAGCGCCTTGTGGGCGACGCGACGGTCGGTGCCGACGGTCAGCCGGATCATGCCCGAGGGCGGCCGTTCTATATCGGCGAGTTCGACGACGTCGAAATTCATTGCTTCCAGTCGCGCGCCGGTACCCTCGCGGGCGAGGATGCGGGCGGCTTCCTGTTCGGCGGAGATCGACACCATTCTGCGGCCGGAAAAGTCGGCGACGTCGTGCATCGGCGCCTTCTCGACATATTCCGAGGTCATAGCCAACAACATAGCGCCGTAGCTCATGCGGAAGGCGACGCGGTCGCCGACGGTGGGCCGCGGATCGGCGTCTTGCACGTCGAGCAGCAGATGGTCGCTGGAGGCGCCGAGCACGCGTATCCCTTTGGCGATGGGAGTCAGTCCTTCAACCAGCACGTCCTCGCGGCCGATGTTGGCGATGGCGCGCAGCCGGTCGCCCTCGTCGGGGAAAACGGGCTGGTTGCCGAAAGCGTCGTAACCGGACTCGCCGATCGGCCGCGACGGCTTGAGCTTGACCTCGATGATATCGCTGGTCAGGCGGCAGGCATCTGGTTCGAGTTCCGGCCACGGCACGTCGCGGAAGGTTTCGACGCCACCTTGCAGGATCGCTTCGCCGACCCTGAGATTGTTGATGCCGGCGGGCAGCTTGCCTTCGAGCAGCAGCGTCAGCGACGAGGAGGCGCCGCCCGATATCCAGTCGAGGCTTTTGCCCGACAGGCGCTCGGTTTTGTAAGCATGGGCGACGAGCTGGCCAAGATTCTCCGGTGTCGGCATGATGGCGCCGAAACAGCCGAGATTGGTGCCAATGCCGGCAATGCGCACGCCCTTGAATTCGAGGATGCGCTCAACCGTGGGGATCAGGTCGTTCGGCCAGATGCCTTCGCGGAGGTCGCCAAGGTCGATCATCAGCATGATGTCGTGGACGCGGCCCATGCGCTCGGCGATGCGCGAAATCTCGCGAATGGTGGCGAGTTCCGATTGCAGGCTGATGTCGACGGTGCGCACCACCTCCTCGACGCGTGCCATGGGCGGGCTGCGCAGCAGCATGATCGGCGCGTTGATGCCGCTGTCGCGCAGCCGGCGGATGTTTTCGAAACGCGATTCGGCAATGCCGGCGACGCCGCCGCGCAGCATGGCGCGCGCCACTTGCGGCATGCCGCACGTGCCCTTGGTGACACCGAACACCTCGATATCAGACAGTGCACAGCGGTCGACGATGGTACGGGCGTTGCGCTCGATGCGGCCAAGGTCGATGGCGACTTGCGGTCCCGACATTTTTTCACTCAGGGTTTGTAGAATCTGTCAGTCAGAAGCATCGTCCAGATCGTCGTCAAAACTTGTCAAACTTGGCGCGGTGACGGTCTCAATGTTGGAAACCAGAGCAATTGTGTGTGGGCACGTCTTTCGATCGGAGAGGCCTGTAACACTGGTCGTTCATCATTCCGATGGTGAGTGGCAACTGACGTGCGGCGAACATGATCACCCCGCGGACTGCGGAGATTTCGAAGTCGTCGGTTTCGGCCATTTGACCGCAAGACAGGACAATCTGGCACAGATTGGCCAGCTTGAGCGCGGATGGCTCGCTGAATGGGTGCGGGGAGAATGGACTCGATGCCAGCACGACGATTAGTGCTCCCTCAGTTGACGTAGACCAATCCCTGCGGGTCGATCTCCGGCTTGCGGCCGGCAACGAGGTCGGCGAGGAATTTGCCCGAGCCGCAGGCCATGGTCCAGCCGACATGACCGTGGCCGGTGTCGAGGTAAAGGTTGCGGTATTTCGCCTGGCCGATGACCGGCACGGAGTTCGGCATCATTGGCCGCAGGCCTGCCCAGAGTACGGCTTTCTTCTCGTCGAAGGCGCCGGGGAACAGGTCCTTTCCGGTCCTGAACATGGTGGCGAAATCGCTGGGTTTGTGGGTGCGGTCGAAGCCGGTGAATTCGGCGGTCGAAGCCAACCGCAATCGATCGCCAAGGCGCGAATAGGCCATCAGCTGGTCCTCGTCGGCGCCACCCATGGTCGGCCCCTTGCTCTCGTCTTCCAGCGGAATGGTCGCGGTATAGCCCTTCACCGGATAGACCGGCAGGTCGATGCCATAGCGGCGGCCGAGCAGGCCGCTTTCCGGGCCCATCGAAATGACCACGGCATCGCCGGTGATGGGGCCGGCGGAGGTCATCACCGCGCGCACGCGGTCGCCGTCTATATCGAGGCCTTCGACCGTGGTGTCGAACAGGAATTTGACGCCAAGCTTTTCGCGCGCATAGGCGGCGAGATTGTCGACGAACATTCTGGAATCGCCGGTCTGGTCGATCGGCGAATAGACGCCGCCGGCGATCTTTTCCTTCACCCCGGCCAAACCGGGTTCGAGCTCGACCAGCCGGTCGCGGCCAACGATCTCGATCGGCAGGCCATGCTCGGCGAGATAGCGGTAATTGTCGGTGCCGGTGTCGAGGCTGTGCTGCGAGCGGAAGAAATAGAGGATGCCCTTCTTGCGCTCGTCATAGTGGATGCCCGTGTCGGCCGAGATGGCGTTGATGCAATCTCTGGAATAGAGCGCCAGCCGCAGCTTGACCTGGCTGTTGGCGCGTAGCCGCGCCACGGTGCACTGGCGCAGGAAGCGCAGGCTCCAGGCCAGAAAATAGGGATCGAAGCGCAGCCGCACCTTGATGCCGAGATCATGGTTGTAGAGCGCGCGCAAAAATGTCTTCAGAGCCGCCGGCGAGGCCCAGGCGGTGGCATCGCCCGGCGACACCAGGCCGGCATTGGACTGGCTGGTGCCACACGCCGGCGCCGGATGGCGCTCGATCACGGTGACCTCGTGGCCATCGGCGGCCAGATAATAGGCGGCCGCCGTACCGACAACGCCGGCTCCAAGCACCACTATCTTCATGCCATCCCCCAAAGCTGGTCGCGGCGCGGCGCCTCCACGCTGCGTCGCGAATGCCTTCCATAGCGCTTCGCCGCGCGCCTTGCGAGCCCTGAGGGTTGGCTCAGCCCCGCGCGGAATTCTTGCTGGTCAGGATACGTTCCCAGGCGAGCGCGTCGGCAACGATCTGGTCGAGGTCGTCGCGTTGCGGCGTCCAGCCGAGTTCCGCCCGGGCGAGGTCCGAATTGGCGACCACGGCCGCCGCATCGCCGGGACGCCGGTCGCCCATCTTGACCTCGAAATCATGGCCGAAGGCGCGCCGCACGCTCTCAATGACCTCGAGCACGGAATAGCCATGGCTGTAACCGCAATTGGCGACGAGGCTCGTGCCCCCGGCGCGCAGCCGTTGCAGGGCCAGGCGATGCGCCGCGGCTAGGTCACTGACATGGATATAGTCGCGCATGCAGGTGCCGTCTGGCGTCGGATAGTTGGTGCCGAACACCTGCATGAACGGGCGCTTGCCGAGTGCCGTCTCGCAGGCGACCTTGATCAGATGGGTGGCGCCCGGCGTCGACTGGCCGGTGCGACCCTTCGGATCGGCGCCGGCGACGTTGAAATAGCGCAGCGCCGTGTAGCGTATGGGATGCGCTGTCGCCGCGTCGCGCAGCATCCATTCGCTCATCAACTTGGACAGGCCGTAAGGCGATTCCGGCGCCAGGCGGGCATCCTCGCGCACCGGCTCCAGCCCGGCGCCGCCATAGACGGCGGCGGTCGAGGAAAAGATGAAATTGGGCACGCCCTCGCGCACCGCGGTTTCGATCAGCGTGCGCGTCTTCGAAGTGTTGTTCTCGTAATAGGCAAGCGGGTCGGCGACCGATTCCGGGACCACGATGGAGCCGGCGAAATGGATGATGGCGTCGACCTTGTTCTCCCGGATGATCGATCCGACCAATTCCTTGTCGGCGACATCGCCAACGACGAGCTTTGCTTCCGGCGCCACCGCCCATTCGAAGCCGGTGGAAAGCCGGTCGAGAACGACCACACTTTCGCCGGCATCCAGCAATTCCCAGACCATGTGGCTGCCGATATAGCCGGCACCGCCTGTTACCAACACTGTCATCCGCGACCTCGCATCTCAAGATTTTTCGGAAACTGTCTCAACCCCCGCTCTACTGGAAAGTCCGCCGCGTGGCCATTAGAACCCTTGGTAACCGGCGTTCACCAAATTTGGCATCGTGCTGAAACAAAGTTGATCCACATCAAAGGAATAGGCCACGATCCGTGGTCGTTAGGAACAGGTCCGGGGCGTGGCATTTTGACCAAAATGGTCCGGTGGACGACCAATAGGGCAATGATTATGATCCCGCGCAAAATTGGGAAGCCGACATGAACTACCAGCGGTTCTTCGAAGAAGCGATCGACCAGCTCCACGCGGAGCGTCGCTATCGTGTCTTCGCCGACCTTGAGCGTATCGCGGGCAAGTTTCCGCGCGCCATATGGCGTTCCAATGGCCGTGCCGAGGAAATCACCGTCTGGTGTTCCAACGACTATCTCGGCATGGGCCAGCATCCCGATGTCATCGCCGCGTTCCAGGAAGCGGCCGGCAAGATGGGTTCGGGCGCCGGCGGCACCCGCAACATTTCCGGCACTTCCAACCCGCTGGTCGAGCTCGAGCATGAGCTTGCCGACCTGCACGGCAAGGACGCCGCCCTGGTCTTCACCTCCGGCTTCGTCTCCAACGAAGCGTCGATTTCGACCATTGCGCGGCTTTTGCCCAACTGCCTGATCATCTCGGACGAGCTGAACCACGCCTCGATGATCGAGGGTGTGCGGCGCTCGGGCGCCGAGAAGAAGATCTTCCGCCACAACGATGTCGCGCATCTGGAAAGCCTGTTGCAGGCGGCGGGGCGCGAGCGCGCCAAGCTGATCGTCTTCGAAAGCGTCTATTCGATGGACGGCGACATCGCGCCGATCAGAGAGATCGTCGAACTCGCCGAGCGCTACAACGCCATGACCTATATCGACGAGGTCCATGCGGTGGGCATGTACGGGCCGCGCGGCGGCGGCATCACCGAGCGCGAGGGCCTGGCCGACCGTATCGACATCATCGAAGGCACGCTGGCCAAGGCGTTCGGCACGTTGGGCGGCTACATCACCGGCACCAGTGCAGTCATCGACGCGGTGCGCTCCTATGCGCCGGGCTTCATCTTCACCACGGCGCTGCCGCCAGCGATCGCCGCGGCGGCAACCACCTCGATCCGCCATTTGAAGCGCTCGCAGGCCGAGCGCGACGCACAGCAGCAGCAGGCGAGCCGGACCAAGCAGATCCTGTCGGCGGCCGGTTTGCCGGTGATGGAGTCGCCAACCCATATCGTGCCGGTGCTGGTCGGAGACCCCGAGCTCTGCAAGATGGCCAGTGACCGCCTGCTCGGCGTGCACGGCATCTACATCCAGCCGATCAACTACCCGACCGTGCCGCGCGGCACGGAGCGGCTGCGCATCACGCCGACACCGTTCCATTCCGACACGCTGATCGCGGGGCTGCAGGACGCGCTGATCGAGACCTGGGATGCGCTGGGCATTCCCTACGGCTCCGCCGGCCGGCCCACTGTCGCCAAGAGCGACCGGATCGTTCCTCTGCTGGTGCCGAAGTCGGGCGGTTGAAGCCCGTTTGAAACTCTACTCTGACGGCCATCTGACGCAGGTTTCTGCGCTTCCGGTGCTCACGGAACTGAATGTCCACCGCGCTCCGGTTCTCGAAACCCACGCCAGCCGACTCGTCGGAGCGATTTTCAATTCGGGCTTCGTCGGCGGCTCAGCTAGACGGTTTTCATCCATTTCGCCAGTCGATGCGCCGCTTCCTCGACCTGGTCGAGGCGGCGGTGGAAGCACAGCCTGAGGAAGGCTTCGCCGCCGGGACCGAAGGCGGTGCCCGGCGCCAGGCCGACATTGGCCTTGTCGACGATGTCGAAGGCCGCCGTGCGGGAATCGGTGATGCCGTCGACGGTGAAGAACAGATAGAAGGCGCCCTGCGGCACGGTAAACCTTGCGCAGCCGGTGGCGCCAAGAATGCCGCAGACCAGGTCGCGTGCTTTCCTCGCCCGCTCCACCTGTTCGGCGACGAAACCATCGCCCTCGTCAAGGGCTGCGACCGCGCCGCGCTGCATGAACTGAGCGACGCCGGAATTCGAATACTGGATCAGGTTCTCGAACACCTGCTGCAGGC from Mesorhizobium sp. NZP2077 encodes the following:
- the rhaM gene encoding L-rhamnose mutarotase — its product is MPEKYAFKMKLKPGMRAEYKKRHDEIWPSLVALLKQAGVSDYSIHLDEETNILFGVLWRRDDHGMADLPKHPVMQRWWADMADIMETKPDNEPLAVPLETVFHMA
- a CDS encoding DeoR/GlpR family DNA-binding transcription regulator; its protein translation is MHEKERHRIILSAVQEKPVVTVQEMVDLTESSEATIRRDIAALHVQKRLRRVRGGAEAISPPQFIGLAGRPFSVNETINASQKRAIAREAVELCGDGEPIIINGGTTTFQMVHFLTGRRMPIFTNSFPIAEHLLKHSKNTVMLSGGTIYREQNIILSPFDNDVTRNFYARRMFMGAQGLGPLGLMEGDPLLIQAEQKLIDQADELVVLVDSSKFRKRSSLILCGLSRIATVITDDGIEDREAKMLETAGVTLIVARKSAKEESSLQA
- a CDS encoding sugar ABC transporter ATP-binding protein → MDTTAHNGTVKEGLPTPAPRLTLSGISKSFPGVRALHDVSLSLYPGQVTALIGENGAGKSTLVKIMTGIYQPDAGTISIDGQAVTLPGAHAAFGHGVTAIHQETVLFDDLSVAENIFLGHAPRTRLGTIDWRTMRKNAREVLDTMHAGHIDADARLRDLGIANKHLVAVARAMSIDAQIVIMDEPTAALSMKEIEELFLLIEFLKGEGKAILFISHKFDEIYRIANRYTVFRDGEMVGEGLIKDAGQSQIVRMMVGRSVDHIFPQRKAEIGAPVLSVAGLSHPTEFNDIGFELHKGEILGFYGLVGAGRSEVMQAISGITRTSGGTITLEGKVIAPKSAADSIEAGIVYVPEERGKQGVVIGLPIFQNVSLPSLKRTSKSGLLRLSEEFSLARSYTERLDLRASSLSQDVGTLSGGNQQKIVIAKWLATAPKVIILDEPTKGIDIGSKAAVHGFMAELVAQGLSVIMVSSELPEILGMSDRVVVMREGLVAAVYDNKGLDAETLVRAAAGIAA
- the rhaS gene encoding rhamnose ABC transporter substrate-binding protein, producing the protein MSFLKKLMVTAAFSAAMFVNSAYAAEHVKIALVVKSLGNGFFDAANKGAEEAAKELGDVDIIYTGPTKATAEAQIEVVNSLIAQKVNAIAISANDADALVPVLKKAMERGITVISWDSGVAKEGRQLHLNPSDTGLIGETIIKLAADYLPEGGDVAILSASSTATNQNAWIDAAKKILPEKFPKIKLVATVYGDDDSAKSTDEAKGLLKSYPNLKAIIAPTTVGVVAAAQVVTDENLIGKVNVTGLALPSEFKKFIDNGASQAVALWNPIDLGYSAVYLAHDLAVKKEKAKPGATLSIGRVGKVTLDDSNSAAMAPPFQFDKSNIEKFSKIY
- a CDS encoding ABC transporter permease, whose product is MKAFLKYREIWLAAAIIVLIGLISTRFPAFADPGNLRQVFNDTSILMILALGQMVVILTRSIDLSMASNLCFTGMVVAMLNAAHPAIPIPLLIIIALAVGLVLGAINGLLVWRLNIPSIVVTLGTLTIYRGATFVLSGGAWVNADKMSPEFIGFQRAAFLGIPVLSWIAILVIALFFVLMTRTALGRSIYAIGVNPTASVYTGIDVGRTKFIVFCISGMIGGLAGYLWISRYVIASVEVANGYELNIIAACVIGGISIAGGIGSVGGAVLGALFLGIISNALPVINISPFWQMAISGSAIILAVVLNARGERQQGRIILRKVEAVT
- a CDS encoding ABC transporter permease, with product MTDVPAPRHIPDRLDKPLSSAIFSWEALLVVVAVAIFAINSFASPYFLDPYSLSDLTFNFTEKGLIAFAMALLIISGEIDLSVAAIIALASTMMGMAVQAGAGTPVLVLIGIVVGLGCGAFNGLLVTRLGLPSIVVTIGTMSLFRGIAFIILGDQAYKGYPESFAFFGQGYVWWVVSFELVLFLIAAVVYWFLLHRTSFGRRVFAIGNNPIAAQFSGVRVGRIKFILFCLTGLMSGIASVLITSRLGSTRPSIAQGYELEVITMVVLGGVSILGGAGSIVGVVLAAFIMGLVTFGLGLLNVPGIVMSIFIGLLLIIVIALPIVWRRLRGGR